In Terriglobia bacterium, the following proteins share a genomic window:
- a CDS encoding type II toxin-antitoxin system Phd/YefM family antitoxin: MKLTRDIHSLSTFKRDTAKLVRQMKKTKQPVILTVNGKAELVVQDAESYEKLLEAKDRIEAIEGIRRGLESMKRQRGKPAEAFFTELFAEKGIPDRE; this comes from the coding sequence ATGAAACTGACCCGCGATATTCATAGCCTGAGCACATTCAAGCGCGACACGGCGAAGCTGGTTCGGCAGATGAAGAAGACAAAGCAGCCGGTCATTCTGACGGTCAACGGTAAGGCCGAGCTGGTTGTGCAGGACGCCGAGAGCTATGAAAAGTTGCTCGAAGCCAAGGACAGGATAGAAGCAATCGAAGGCATTCGGCGCGGACTCGAAAGCATGAAACGTCAGCGGGGTAAACCGGCAGAAGCATTCTTCACGGAGTTATTTGCTGAAAAGGGCATTCCCGATCGCGAATGA
- a CDS encoding type II toxin-antitoxin system RelE/ParE family toxin: MKRYAVAFEESAQADVRESYDWGCRVWGKSEAQRWVRQLRSVVLKQQRVTPKGFPIAPESDEFPEEIREVIAGRYRVLFTIIGHTVHVLHVRGAYIPTIKTNDSVRME; the protein is encoded by the coding sequence ATGAAGCGCTACGCTGTTGCTTTCGAGGAATCGGCTCAAGCCGATGTGCGTGAATCGTACGATTGGGGATGCCGTGTATGGGGCAAGTCTGAGGCGCAAAGATGGGTCCGTCAACTTCGCTCTGTCGTCCTGAAGCAGCAGCGAGTTACACCCAAGGGCTTCCCGATCGCGCCTGAAAGTGACGAATTTCCAGAAGAGATCCGCGAGGTTATTGCCGGACGGTATCGTGTGTTGTTCACGATTATCGGTCACACCGTCCACGTCCTTCACGTTCGGGGAGCCTACATTCCAACCATCAAAACAAACGATTCCGTGCGCATGGAATAG
- a CDS encoding PD-(D/E)XK nuclease family protein, translating into MSYSELRRIVTSLPVHDRLQCASEFLANFPGEEILLVSSTRMAADEFVRQACITSKGVFGVHRFTLPQFAFTLAEERLAQTGKSILSGVAMDALAARAVHECRSSGQLTWFDPVATTPGFFRALASTISELRLNNMDPGKVRGVLPSGPDLANLLDQFDRSLKDTDVADLATAYRTVTAVIGETEFRFRGRPLLLLDIVPTSYLEQETIRALSHAASAVLATAHQRDQSSIQVLEQALGVEAQPLPVKTTANALDRLRTNVFERTAPAGEIDSTVEFLSATDESRECAEIARSILALAQSGIPFDRMAIALRNPEAYQPLVEDSLRRANVPGFFTLGSRRPNPAGRSLLALLACASEGLSASRFSEYLSLGQVPNVDESGKPAPRPPQWVPVQGELFPEIPVPEIAEPVEENADDDDDSPVISGSLRAPYQWEKLLVDAAVIGGHDRWIRRLEGLKNELKKQISEVETEEESKRQALERRFARLNDLQRFALPLIRFLDELPDNAIWNDWLDALEKLTAMAIRRPEFVLAVLAELRPMSTLGPVTLDEVREVLTHRLTFLRTDSPERRYGKVLVATTAELAGLSFDVVFLPGLAEDIFPKKAFEDPLLLDDARRQIDPWLATQNSRTGRERLLLHIAAGAARSRLWISYPRMNLGQGRSRSPSFYALDILRAMTGKVPNLRELQQRSTGQTQAHIGWPAPNDPGTAIDDAEYDLAVISGLLRIPAEQAKGRARYLLTASPILGRSLRTRAGRWRRRWTEGDGIVATDASVIDVLAPHRLTARPYSATALQQFAACPYRFLLYAIHRIQPRDEAVAIERIDALTRGSLIHTAQYRLLSELRGLNLLPIQAENLSQVVSVADRVFDEVVNTYREECAPAIPRIWESQIEDIRWDLRGWLKEMCQPVDRAWTPRWFELSFGLPMARDKDPGSSDEPVLLPDGTRVRGAIDMVEERDGTIRITDHKTGKALAQPPGLTGHGEILQPILYAQAAEAILGKPAESARLFFCTDRGGYRSVEIPINEQSRQSLSNVTALIDRSIAEGFLPAAPAGGACSYCDYRLVCGPYEEARIRSKSPDRLALLTELRELP; encoded by the coding sequence GTGAGTTACAGCGAGTTGCGCCGCATTGTCACTTCATTGCCGGTCCATGATCGATTGCAGTGTGCTTCTGAGTTCCTCGCTAATTTCCCGGGCGAAGAGATTCTGCTGGTTTCTTCGACCAGGATGGCGGCAGACGAATTCGTGCGGCAGGCGTGCATAACGTCGAAGGGCGTCTTCGGTGTTCACCGGTTTACGCTTCCTCAGTTCGCCTTTACTCTGGCAGAGGAGCGGCTGGCGCAGACCGGAAAGTCGATATTGTCCGGTGTGGCAATGGATGCATTGGCAGCGCGAGCGGTGCATGAGTGTCGAAGCTCCGGGCAGTTGACCTGGTTTGATCCGGTCGCAACAACTCCCGGATTCTTTCGCGCCCTGGCCTCCACAATCAGTGAATTACGACTGAATAATATGGATCCCGGGAAGGTTCGCGGGGTGCTCCCATCGGGTCCGGATCTGGCCAATCTTCTGGATCAGTTCGATCGCAGTCTGAAAGACACCGATGTCGCCGATCTCGCGACGGCATATCGGACGGTAACGGCAGTGATTGGCGAAACGGAGTTTCGCTTTCGAGGAAGACCGCTGCTACTCCTGGACATTGTTCCCACCTCATATCTGGAACAGGAAACGATTCGGGCTCTAAGCCACGCCGCCTCCGCAGTCCTCGCAACGGCGCACCAGCGGGACCAGTCCAGCATTCAAGTTTTAGAACAGGCTTTAGGCGTCGAGGCGCAACCGCTACCGGTGAAAACCACCGCGAATGCTCTGGATCGACTTCGTACCAATGTCTTTGAAAGGACTGCGCCGGCGGGCGAAATCGATTCCACGGTCGAGTTTTTGTCGGCAACCGATGAAAGCCGTGAATGTGCTGAAATTGCGCGATCCATTCTAGCGCTGGCGCAATCCGGCATTCCTTTTGATCGCATGGCGATTGCGTTGAGGAATCCGGAGGCCTATCAACCTCTGGTTGAAGATTCGTTGCGCCGGGCGAACGTGCCGGGATTTTTCACACTTGGCAGCCGCCGGCCGAATCCGGCTGGACGTTCGTTGCTGGCATTGTTGGCCTGCGCCTCGGAGGGACTTTCCGCTTCCCGCTTCAGCGAGTATCTGTCGCTGGGCCAGGTGCCCAACGTGGACGAAAGCGGGAAGCCCGCGCCTCGACCTCCCCAATGGGTTCCGGTTCAAGGGGAATTGTTCCCGGAAATACCGGTGCCCGAGATTGCGGAACCGGTGGAAGAAAACGCGGACGATGACGACGACTCTCCAGTCATATCCGGATCTCTGCGAGCGCCGTACCAATGGGAAAAGCTTCTCGTCGATGCTGCCGTTATCGGTGGGCACGATCGATGGATTCGCCGTCTGGAGGGTTTGAAAAACGAACTCAAGAAACAGATTTCGGAAGTCGAGACAGAAGAAGAATCAAAGCGCCAGGCGCTGGAACGTCGATTCGCGCGCCTGAACGACCTTCAGCGGTTCGCCCTCCCGCTGATCCGGTTTCTGGATGAACTTCCGGATAACGCCATCTGGAACGATTGGCTGGACGCGTTGGAAAAGCTGACGGCAATGGCGATCCGCCGTCCGGAATTTGTCCTGGCCGTGCTGGCTGAGCTTCGCCCGATGTCGACCCTGGGGCCGGTTACCCTCGATGAGGTCAGAGAGGTTCTCACTCACCGTCTGACTTTTCTGCGCACCGATTCCCCGGAGCGGCGTTACGGGAAAGTCCTGGTGGCCACGACCGCCGAGCTGGCGGGACTTTCGTTTGACGTCGTCTTTCTGCCCGGACTGGCTGAAGACATCTTTCCAAAGAAGGCATTTGAAGATCCGCTTCTGCTCGATGACGCCAGGCGGCAGATTGATCCGTGGCTGGCGACGCAGAACTCGCGCACAGGACGGGAACGCCTCCTTCTTCATATTGCGGCCGGCGCCGCGCGGTCGAGATTATGGATTTCATATCCGCGGATGAATCTGGGACAGGGCCGCTCCCGCAGTCCCTCCTTCTACGCGCTCGATATTTTGCGGGCGATGACCGGCAAAGTTCCCAATCTGCGCGAACTGCAGCAGCGCAGCACCGGTCAAACCCAGGCGCACATCGGCTGGCCCGCGCCGAATGATCCAGGCACGGCGATCGACGACGCCGAATACGATCTCGCTGTGATCAGCGGGCTGTTGCGAATTCCCGCGGAGCAAGCCAAGGGTCGCGCCCGCTATCTTCTGACCGCGAGCCCCATTCTAGGACGCTCATTGAGAACCCGCGCCGGCCGCTGGCGCCGCCGCTGGACCGAAGGTGATGGGATTGTGGCCACCGACGCCAGCGTCATCGATGTGTTGGCGCCGCATCGCCTGACCGCGCGCCCTTACTCGGCCACCGCATTGCAACAATTCGCCGCCTGCCCCTATCGCTTTTTACTCTATGCCATCCATCGGATTCAGCCTCGCGACGAAGCCGTGGCCATTGAACGGATCGACGCACTGACGCGCGGCAGTCTTATCCATACCGCCCAGTATCGGCTGTTATCGGAACTGAGGGGATTGAACCTCCTGCCGATCCAAGCGGAAAATCTGTCGCAGGTTGTTAGCGTTGCCGACCGCGTTTTCGATGAGGTTGTAAACACTTATCGCGAAGAATGTGCTCCTGCAATACCGCGAATATGGGAGAGCCAGATCGAGGACATTCGATGGGATCTCCGGGGCTGGCTCAAAGAGATGTGTCAACCTGTCGATCGGGCATGGACACCACGATGGTTCGAATTGTCGTTCGGATTGCCAATGGCCCGCGACAAAGACCCGGGAAGTAGCGACGAACCCGTTCTATTGCCTGACGGAACTCGCGTCCGCGGAGCGATCGACATGGTTGAAGAAAGAGACGGCACGATTCGCATTACGGACCATAAAACGGGAAAGGCACTGGCACAACCGCCGGGACTCACCGGTCACGGCGAGATTTTGCAACCCATCTTGTACGCCCAGGCCGCCGAAGCGATACTGGGGAAACCGGCAGAGTCAGCCCGCCTGTTTTTTTGCACCGACCGTGGGGGCTATCGATCTGTTGAAATCCCGATCAACGAACAATCACGACAGTCTCTTTCAAATGTAACAGCCCTCATTGACCGGTCCATTGCCGAAGGATTCCTGCCGGCTGCCCCTGCAGGGGGCGCCTGCAGCTACTGTGATTACAGGCTGGTCTGTGGCCCTTACGAGGAGGCGCGAATCCGCAGTAAATCGCCGGATCGGCTTGCGCTCTTGACTGAATTGCGAGAGCTGCCATGA